The following coding sequences lie in one Thermotoga sp. genomic window:
- a CDS encoding methyl-accepting chemotaxis protein has protein sequence MKIARETNILDLNATIEAARTGEAGRGCGGCKQSSEPSQ, from the coding sequence ATGAAGATAGCACGGGAGACCAACATCCTCGATTTGAACGCCACCATAGAAGCAGCACGTACGGGAGAGGCCGGAAGGGGGTGCGGTGGTTGCAAGCAAAGTTCAGAACCTTCCCAATGA